The Haloarchaeobius amylolyticus genome window below encodes:
- a CDS encoding DUF7857 domain-containing protein, with the protein MVDLHVETDRRDCVTFVAATVTNDGSRPRRVTLEPGLETVWYPRRQGQPEAGWDEGSVTLVVPAAGSRGVGFASPDAPESVGDGAVLRVADAAPTRHAAPVLPHSAAGLVRTLGDPTPPGDAVPAGDAVPAGKDMDWNDVDDAGRPETPTSEPAPRPPRAVTAWLDALERRESPTTRDRRRVAAVAERARRLAADMEDRCGSR; encoded by the coding sequence ATGGTCGACCTCCACGTCGAGACGGACAGGCGCGACTGCGTGACGTTCGTCGCAGCGACGGTCACGAACGACGGGTCCCGGCCCCGCCGGGTGACGCTCGAACCCGGGCTCGAGACGGTCTGGTACCCGCGCCGACAGGGCCAGCCGGAAGCAGGCTGGGACGAGGGTTCGGTGACGCTGGTCGTGCCGGCGGCCGGCAGCCGCGGCGTCGGCTTCGCCAGCCCGGACGCCCCCGAGTCGGTCGGGGACGGGGCAGTCCTTCGGGTCGCCGACGCGGCACCGACGCGACACGCGGCACCGGTGCTCCCGCACTCGGCGGCCGGGCTGGTCCGGACGCTCGGCGACCCGACGCCGCCGGGAGACGCGGTACCGGCCGGGGATGCTGTGCCGGCCGGGAAAGACATGGACTGGAACGACGTGGACGACGCGGGCAGGCCGGAGACGCCCACGTCGGAGCCAGCCCCGCGGCCGCCGCGGGCCGTCACCGCCTGGCTCGACGCGCTGGAGCGCCGCGAGTCCCCGACGACGCGCGACCGCCGGCGGGTCGCCGCGGTCGCCGAGCGAGCACGACGGCTGGCCGCCGACATGGAGGACCGATGCGGCTCGCGGTGA
- a CDS encoding S8 family serine peptidase, translating to MNRRVLALAMVVVMVLSVVAGTATGTGHGPGDGPAAGPSNGPGTGNGPGTGDGPPGDGPGNGTDWPPAGVGPEDMTQVIVVFTDHAARSAAPIEAAGGRVTGGMDIAFMPVAFAMVPEQAVRGLERNPNVAGVYPDAIATVDPAASSQTTPWGIARIEAQAAATAGLDAADQSQVQVAVIDTGIDYDHEDLRNNVDWGVRVTSGQECWWVFCWPTEERSYGKEAADDDNGHGTHVAGTVAAEDNGLGVVGVAPHVSLYSVKVLDYSGSAPYSVIITGMDEAVRGPDGVIGTEDDADILSMSLSGPTQGGLCDAVNSATAAGSVVVAAAGNSGDGDTATDDVRYPAKCAGAIAVAATDSTDDTPSWSAEGPAVDVAAPGVSVYSTARGNGYTTMSGTSMATPHVSGTVALLLAQDLQDGSRDLSPDDVRTRLVQSTDDVTAAGFDYDTGHGIPIVDQVLGVAQEPTAIGETGRVTVSQSSRDQWHTVALSNTYTNPVVVMEPPSYNGDHALHVRVRNVAPDSFEFRLEEWLVADGAHTSETVSYMVVEAGSHTLADGRTLEAGTVAVGEANDVVAFDTQFGATPVVLSQTQTVVEADPVVTRMKDVSKDGFTVRLQEEEARGGHATETVGYVAIAMGDSVVDGAALRVATTPNAVTHDWYRIDFGSQSYGTTPVFLAAQQTADGGDPAGLRYRSLGSSGVDVKVEEERSADSEVGHTSEVVGYVVLGEAGTLYGY from the coding sequence ATGAACCGGCGGGTGCTCGCACTCGCGATGGTCGTCGTGATGGTGCTATCGGTGGTCGCGGGAACCGCGACGGGGACCGGTCACGGCCCGGGAGACGGGCCCGCAGCCGGGCCGAGCAACGGGCCCGGGACTGGTAACGGGCCAGGAACGGGAGACGGCCCGCCGGGCGACGGCCCCGGCAACGGGACCGACTGGCCACCCGCTGGCGTCGGCCCCGAGGACATGACACAGGTCATCGTCGTCTTCACCGACCACGCCGCGCGCAGCGCCGCCCCCATCGAGGCGGCCGGCGGCCGCGTCACCGGCGGGATGGACATCGCCTTCATGCCGGTCGCGTTCGCGATGGTCCCGGAGCAGGCGGTCCGGGGGCTCGAACGTAACCCGAACGTCGCCGGGGTCTACCCCGACGCCATCGCGACCGTCGACCCCGCGGCGTCCTCGCAGACCACGCCGTGGGGCATCGCCCGCATCGAGGCGCAGGCCGCCGCTACGGCCGGCCTCGACGCCGCCGACCAGTCGCAGGTCCAGGTCGCCGTCATCGACACCGGCATCGACTACGACCACGAGGACCTCCGGAACAACGTCGACTGGGGGGTCCGCGTGACCTCGGGACAGGAGTGCTGGTGGGTCTTCTGCTGGCCCACCGAGGAACGCTCCTACGGCAAGGAGGCGGCCGACGACGACAACGGCCACGGCACCCACGTCGCGGGCACCGTCGCCGCCGAGGACAACGGACTCGGTGTCGTGGGCGTCGCCCCGCACGTATCGCTCTACTCCGTGAAGGTACTCGACTACTCGGGCAGCGCCCCCTACTCCGTCATCATCACCGGGATGGACGAGGCCGTCAGGGGCCCCGACGGGGTCATCGGGACCGAGGACGACGCCGACATCCTCTCGATGAGCCTGAGCGGCCCGACCCAGGGCGGGCTCTGCGACGCGGTGAACAGCGCCACCGCCGCCGGCTCGGTCGTCGTCGCGGCGGCCGGCAACAGCGGCGACGGCGACACCGCGACCGACGACGTGCGCTACCCGGCGAAGTGCGCCGGCGCCATCGCGGTGGCGGCGACCGACAGCACCGACGACACCCCATCGTGGAGCGCGGAAGGCCCCGCCGTCGACGTGGCCGCCCCCGGCGTCAGCGTCTACTCGACCGCCCGCGGGAACGGCTACACCACCATGAGCGGGACCTCGATGGCCACCCCGCACGTCTCCGGCACCGTCGCGCTCCTGCTCGCACAGGACCTGCAGGACGGCTCGCGCGACCTCTCGCCCGACGACGTCCGGACCCGGCTCGTCCAGTCGACCGACGACGTGACCGCGGCCGGCTTCGACTACGACACCGGCCACGGCATCCCGATAGTCGACCAGGTCCTCGGCGTCGCCCAGGAGCCGACCGCCATCGGCGAGACCGGTCGCGTGACCGTCTCGCAGTCGAGCCGCGACCAGTGGCACACCGTGGCACTGTCGAACACCTACACGAACCCCGTCGTCGTCATGGAGCCCCCGAGCTACAACGGCGACCACGCCCTCCACGTCCGGGTCCGCAACGTCGCGCCCGACAGTTTCGAGTTCCGACTCGAGGAGTGGCTCGTCGCCGACGGCGCCCACACCAGCGAGACCGTCTCGTACATGGTCGTCGAGGCCGGCAGCCACACGCTGGCCGACGGCCGCACCCTCGAAGCCGGGACCGTCGCGGTCGGCGAGGCGAACGACGTCGTCGCCTTCGACACCCAGTTCGGCGCCACCCCCGTCGTGCTGAGCCAGACCCAGACCGTCGTCGAGGCCGACCCCGTCGTGACCCGCATGAAGGACGTCTCGAAAGACGGCTTCACCGTCCGCCTGCAGGAGGAGGAAGCCCGCGGCGGCCACGCCACCGAGACGGTCGGCTACGTCGCCATCGCGATGGGTGACAGTGTCGTCGACGGGGCCGCGCTCCGGGTCGCCACGACCCCGAACGCGGTGACCCACGACTGGTACCGCATCGACTTCGGCTCGCAATCCTACGGCACGACCCCGGTGTTCCTCGCCGCCCAGCAGACCGCCGACGGCGGCGACCCCGCCGGCCTCCGCTACCGGAGCCTCGGCAGCTCCGGCGTCGACGTGAAGGTCGAGGAGGAGCGCAGCGCCGACAGCGAGGTCGGCCACACCTCCGAGGTCGTCGGCTACGTCGTCCTCGGCGAGGCCGGTACCCTCTACGGCTACTGA
- a CDS encoding alpha/beta hydrolase, with translation MRATLRRYAPYAAVAVVVLLALAATGAYVYFDVLASDATEPMSAVEADHEVAVEQAHGGYVIRDPDAEAKTVGLVYYPGGRVAPGAYVEALAPLVAEHDVTVYVPKMPLNLAVLDQGKATAVIRSDESVETWYVGGHSLGGAMACRYAANNAQHVEGLLLAASYCDVSIADSDLAVLAVTGTEDGVLNRDRFASSRANLPANASLVSIEGMNHSQFGHYGGQSGDDPGTISTAEAHERFVSAVVEWLCAEGEAVGCARQAGGQLVAKA, from the coding sequence ATGCGTGCGACACTCCGCCGGTACGCTCCCTACGCCGCGGTCGCCGTGGTCGTCCTGCTCGCGCTCGCGGCCACCGGCGCGTACGTCTACTTCGACGTGCTGGCCTCCGACGCCACCGAACCAATGTCGGCGGTCGAGGCCGACCACGAGGTGGCGGTCGAGCAGGCCCACGGCGGGTACGTCATCCGCGACCCCGACGCCGAGGCCAAAACTGTGGGTCTGGTGTACTACCCCGGCGGCCGGGTCGCACCCGGAGCCTACGTCGAGGCACTGGCCCCACTCGTCGCCGAACACGACGTGACCGTCTACGTCCCGAAGATGCCGCTGAACCTCGCCGTACTCGACCAGGGCAAGGCCACCGCGGTCATCCGGAGCGACGAGTCGGTCGAGACGTGGTACGTCGGCGGTCACTCCCTCGGCGGCGCGATGGCCTGCCGGTACGCCGCGAACAACGCACAGCACGTCGAGGGACTGCTCCTCGCCGCGTCGTACTGCGACGTGTCGATCGCCGACTCCGACCTGGCGGTGCTCGCGGTGACCGGCACCGAAGACGGCGTCCTGAACCGGGACCGCTTCGCCTCGAGCCGGGCGAACCTCCCCGCGAACGCCTCCCTCGTCAGCATCGAGGGGATGAACCACTCGCAGTTCGGGCACTACGGCGGCCAGTCCGGCGACGACCCGGGGACGATCTCGACCGCGGAAGCACACGAGCGGTTCGTCTCGGCGGTGGTCGAGTGGCTGTGTGCCGAGGGCGAGGCTGTGGGGTGTGCCCGTCAGGCCGGTGGCCAGTTGGTGGCGAAGGCGTAG
- a CDS encoding DUF7504 family protein, which produces MACHELTTQARTGLLSTTATSSGDLLRPLLAGAAPAREVLAVTPVTEVAATVEAATQSSHPESSTVRVLAYGDGPAGHPPRPATDGTRATVDRLDEEPCPSAVASWLDDRLPVPGADRAGEVLVFVAALAPFLDATSLEETHRFLYYLTAQAPDRLGSLYCHLEATRSPATVTALAPLFEATVEPLDDGWVVETRA; this is translated from the coding sequence ATGGCGTGTCACGAGCTCACCACACAGGCCCGAACTGGCCTCCTCTCCACGACAGCCACGTCGAGCGGCGACCTCCTCCGGCCACTCCTCGCGGGCGCAGCGCCCGCACGAGAGGTGCTGGCCGTCACGCCAGTGACCGAGGTCGCCGCCACGGTCGAGGCGGCCACGCAGTCGAGCCATCCCGAGTCGTCGACTGTCAGGGTGCTGGCGTACGGCGACGGCCCCGCCGGTCATCCCCCCCGACCGGCGACCGACGGCACACGAGCCACCGTCGACCGACTGGACGAGGAACCATGCCCGTCCGCGGTCGCGTCGTGGCTCGACGACCGGCTACCGGTCCCTGGAGCCGACCGCGCCGGTGAGGTGCTCGTCTTCGTCGCCGCGCTGGCCCCGTTTCTGGACGCGACGTCGCTCGAAGAGACACATCGATTTCTGTACTATCTGACCGCACAGGCACCGGACCGTCTCGGGTCGCTGTACTGCCACCTCGAGGCGACCCGGTCGCCTGCGACGGTCACCGCACTCGCGCCGCTGTTCGAGGCTACCGTCGAACCACTGGACGACGGCTGGGTCGTCGAAACCCGAGCCTGA
- a CDS encoding DUF5305 family protein, producing MSRLWTRLEFALQRYGWPLCVAVVVLGLAVVGGGVVGMEEPRTTTVTDHTHVQTVSTNVSSAATVTAENPLYDTGVTLTDQSAYLASAAPNLTVVVESGVEPGSTLRYRHEVALRYTIERGDEVVWSATRTVASEQGTAREGRARTEVTVATPAVADRLRELRSAAGGDSSVAVAVVVTTDYETDRYDGTLSHESALSVGDTWYSLSAGETEQTHSDRNSRRVTVPAENRDAWLLVGGGLVVSLAGVAGVVATRRFAFADPAVLAYRLHQERYEEWISRGRLPSSFDRPVVTVESLGALGELAVDRGRRIVFDESLSTYVVVDDGVVYRFSPEGR from the coding sequence ATGAGCCGGCTGTGGACCCGCCTGGAGTTCGCACTCCAGCGCTACGGCTGGCCGCTCTGCGTGGCGGTCGTCGTCCTCGGCCTGGCCGTCGTCGGGGGCGGGGTCGTCGGGATGGAAGAGCCCCGGACGACCACCGTCACGGACCACACCCACGTCCAGACCGTCTCGACGAACGTCTCCTCGGCGGCGACCGTGACCGCGGAGAACCCCCTGTACGACACCGGTGTCACGCTGACCGACCAGTCGGCCTACCTCGCCAGCGCGGCCCCGAACCTGACCGTCGTCGTCGAGAGCGGCGTTGAGCCGGGGTCCACGCTCCGGTACCGCCACGAGGTCGCGCTCCGGTACACCATCGAGCGCGGTGACGAGGTGGTCTGGTCGGCGACCCGCACCGTGGCGAGCGAGCAGGGGACCGCGAGGGAGGGTCGCGCCCGGACCGAGGTGACGGTCGCGACCCCGGCGGTCGCCGACCGCCTCCGGGAACTCCGGTCGGCCGCCGGGGGTGACTCGTCGGTGGCCGTGGCGGTCGTCGTGACCACGGACTACGAGACCGACCGCTACGACGGGACGCTGTCCCACGAGTCGGCGCTCAGCGTCGGTGACACCTGGTACAGCCTGTCCGCGGGCGAGACCGAGCAGACCCACAGCGACCGGAACAGCCGACGGGTCACGGTCCCGGCGGAGAACCGGGACGCGTGGCTGCTCGTCGGCGGCGGACTGGTCGTGAGTCTGGCCGGGGTCGCGGGCGTCGTCGCGACCCGGCGGTTCGCGTTCGCGGACCCGGCGGTGCTCGCGTACCGACTGCACCAGGAGAGGTACGAGGAGTGGATCTCCCGCGGTCGCCTCCCGTCGTCGTTCGACCGGCCGGTGGTCACCGTCGAATCGCTGGGGGCGCTCGGCGAGCTGGCCGTCGACCGCGGTCGTCGCATCGTCTTCGACGAGTCGCTCTCGACCTACGTCGTCGTGGACGACGGGGTCGTCTACCGGTTCAGTCCCGAGGGACGCTGA
- a CDS encoding DUF7854 family protein, with protein MDRISAIRNVEEVLGEFERGEVDLAGMEQRVQAILRTYVSEFDVPELAVYRVTGDDRGVVVVAAGPTEARDRARDLWADAPQALDVARVSD; from the coding sequence ATGGACCGAATCTCAGCCATCCGGAACGTCGAGGAGGTCCTCGGCGAGTTCGAGCGCGGCGAGGTCGACCTCGCCGGCATGGAGCAGCGCGTCCAGGCCATCCTGCGGACGTACGTGAGCGAGTTCGACGTGCCCGAGCTCGCGGTGTACCGGGTGACGGGCGACGACCGCGGCGTGGTGGTCGTCGCCGCCGGGCCGACCGAGGCGAGGGACCGGGCGCGGGACCTCTGGGCCGACGCGCCACAGGCCCTCGACGTGGCACGCGTCTCGGACTGA
- a CDS encoding DUF7856 family protein — MTRRAAPDRRISVASDGWVRTGRAIDLRDRPVDADALAAAIRGDHAEDAEDADGSRLRVTAPALGPVHDHVAVVAPGVSFSRRRALAAVARSRGLVPPQAAALREVEAAMADPATAAVDLEGARRQVAAASAEEDRLRERVATLQGELRARRDVDAATEAVAADLQETLRELTDVETARIAAEQALSQVREAARAGRDARERELRLVDRRDNLRRAATAWLAGELEAAFESALTAVPGGAAARDATASGDDPVSAALAVVRLASLAAPVVLACGRFDSAADAAAVLDAPVVIV; from the coding sequence GTGACGCGGCGAGCCGCCCCTGACCGGCGAATCAGCGTCGCCAGCGACGGCTGGGTACGGACGGGACGGGCCATCGACCTCCGGGACCGGCCGGTCGACGCCGACGCCCTCGCGGCCGCCATCCGGGGCGACCACGCCGAGGATGCCGAGGATGCCGACGGGTCGCGACTGCGCGTGACGGCTCCCGCGCTGGGACCGGTCCACGACCACGTCGCGGTCGTCGCACCGGGGGTGTCGTTCTCTCGCCGCCGGGCGCTGGCGGCCGTGGCGCGGTCGCGGGGGCTCGTCCCGCCACAGGCCGCGGCGCTCCGGGAGGTCGAGGCCGCAATGGCCGACCCGGCCACGGCCGCGGTCGACCTCGAAGGCGCCCGCCGGCAGGTGGCCGCGGCGAGCGCCGAGGAGGACCGGCTCAGGGAGCGCGTGGCGACGCTCCAGGGCGAGCTGCGGGCGCGCCGGGACGTGGACGCGGCGACCGAGGCGGTGGCGGCAGACCTGCAGGAGACCCTCCGAGAGCTCACCGACGTCGAGACGGCGCGCATCGCTGCCGAACAGGCCCTGTCGCAGGTCCGCGAGGCGGCCCGGGCGGGCCGGGACGCCCGTGAGCGAGAGCTCCGGCTGGTCGACCGGCGCGACAACCTGCGGCGGGCCGCGACGGCGTGGCTGGCGGGGGAGCTGGAGGCGGCGTTCGAGTCGGCCCTGACAGCGGTTCCCGGTGGGGCGGCTGCCCGGGACGCGACCGCGTCGGGCGACGACCCCGTCTCGGCCGCCCTCGCGGTCGTCCGACTGGCGTCGCTGGCCGCGCCGGTGGTCCTCGCGTGCGGCCGGTTCGACTCTGCCGCCGACGCCGCGGCCGTCCTCGACGCCCCCGTCGTCATCGTTTAA
- a CDS encoding DUF7855 family protein, whose protein sequence is MFLVITYSKAARQTLRNVCTAHEDVVVRRFGRAALFEQTEFGAFCALRLRARYGADVQVERTEPLNEFEPRFERAHRAATAFEERASPYTPYAKFAVGTDHPSPEAMRETDL, encoded by the coding sequence GTGTTCCTGGTCATCACCTACTCGAAGGCGGCCAGACAGACCCTCCGGAACGTCTGTACCGCCCACGAGGACGTGGTCGTGCGGCGGTTCGGGCGGGCCGCGCTGTTCGAGCAGACCGAGTTCGGCGCGTTCTGTGCGCTGCGGCTCCGGGCACGGTACGGGGCCGACGTGCAGGTCGAACGGACCGAGCCGCTGAACGAGTTCGAGCCGCGCTTCGAGCGGGCGCACCGGGCGGCGACCGCCTTCGAGGAGCGGGCGTCGCCGTACACCCCCTACGCGAAGTTCGCGGTCGGGACCGACCACCCGTCCCCGGAGGCGATGCGCGAGACGGACCTGTGA
- a CDS encoding signal peptidase I, translating into MGKRRSVLLFCVLLGATVVLAPIGGPVSVSYVYSDSMAPTIEPYDGYLLVPAGEVATGDVVTFWSDQQDEFVTHRVVGVTDEGLVTKGDANPTTDQASGHPPVDRADVTGKVLRVDGSVVTIPGFGRGVETLREQRSLILAGAVAVTLASVLVRGRDRYGHDRALRYGTLYVAGFLLLAGVLTAVMLSTAVRYDWEFVVTATGGQYGPAVGEPGALNETIATGTSAVSDHFVHTTGLRDVQVTSGAARGRVRVAGVVPARETTGVQRTSVTVYRYPAFAPEWLVTALRRVHPVAAVFGAVTATIAVPFGIAGALGDHRRPCRLFRPRGGDR; encoded by the coding sequence ATGGGCAAACGTCGCTCGGTACTCCTGTTCTGCGTGCTCCTGGGGGCCACGGTGGTACTCGCGCCGATCGGTGGCCCGGTGAGCGTGTCGTACGTCTACTCGGATAGCATGGCGCCCACCATCGAACCGTACGACGGGTACCTGCTGGTTCCCGCCGGCGAAGTCGCGACGGGCGACGTGGTCACGTTCTGGTCCGACCAGCAGGACGAGTTCGTCACGCACCGGGTCGTCGGAGTCACCGACGAGGGACTGGTGACGAAGGGTGACGCGAACCCGACGACCGACCAGGCGAGCGGGCATCCGCCGGTCGACCGGGCCGACGTCACCGGGAAGGTGCTCAGGGTCGACGGCTCGGTGGTGACCATTCCGGGCTTCGGCCGGGGCGTCGAGACCCTCCGCGAGCAGCGGTCGCTGATTCTCGCGGGCGCCGTCGCGGTGACGCTCGCTTCCGTCCTCGTCCGGGGCAGGGACCGCTACGGTCACGACCGCGCGCTCCGGTACGGGACGCTCTACGTCGCCGGGTTCCTCCTGCTCGCCGGGGTGTTGACGGCGGTCATGCTCTCGACCGCGGTCCGGTACGACTGGGAGTTCGTCGTCACGGCGACCGGGGGGCAGTACGGCCCGGCGGTCGGTGAGCCGGGGGCACTGAACGAGACCATCGCGACCGGGACGAGTGCCGTCTCCGACCACTTCGTCCACACCACCGGGCTGCGGGACGTGCAGGTCACGAGCGGCGCGGCCAGGGGTCGGGTGCGCGTCGCGGGGGTCGTCCCCGCCCGCGAGACCACGGGGGTCCAGCGGACCAGCGTCACCGTCTACCGGTATCCGGCGTTCGCCCCGGAGTGGCTCGTCACGGCGCTTCGGCGGGTCCACCCGGTCGCGGCGGTGTTCGGGGCGGTCACGGCGACCATCGCGGTCCCGTTCGGCATCGCGGGTGCACTCGGTGACCACCGCCGGCCCTGTCGCCTGTTCCGGCCCCGCGGGGGTGACCGATGA
- a CDS encoding PAS domain S-box protein, with the protein MVLVVAEDEALRSRCVEYLSDATQFSVVAAATADEVDEVLDASAEVACIACDFHLPGETALDLLDSLHERGWNRPVVVLTPPDDTAAASEALEAGADDFIERPTTETDCRFLANRMENLLEHDAAESELAREEDRFQTLIEASTDLVAVLDEEGRYQYLSPAVEHVFGYSVDDLLGEDGFSRVHPDDREELVAVFQELITSDDDAVQSVEYRYRTGDGDYRWYESTGRNRRQSAIGGYVVNTRDITERKQRIDSLRTLNETLHDMIRDGGASPLDDDDATRAAEITGGTNAAYYEWRTDDGVLEHECDTWSAALPETLDEASTLWETFVAGEADRVESADDGADELAGDEDAYLLFPIDREGLLVCATTGTFSEFAFSLGQMLAAGYEAVFERGRFEDALREREAELREANDELARLNQLNDVIRNVDKALVRSTDEQAIAQAVCAELTAASFVGHAWFGVPTGDGGVEVLDYDGGDSEFVSRVTELVTSADDAPAAVAMRTQEPVVVSSILDESSCSEIRQSALRRGYRGLVSIPVTHRNTVYGVLEVYLTGPDIVNETSVEVLSELGDTIGYASSAIERRRGGVGLEVVEVAIELDDVEDVVTSLAVASDCSAVVTDLVGQADRWLVYVEPSDPEAFAAVANERLSVTNVERVDDDELELTVDQFQPGEILSEYAGTFVRYEVGPEYATLTAQLPAQFDIRSLVEDLQSLSSRVQLVRKEHVTDDPENGMRLLSASLTDRQTEVLKVAFNRGYFNWPRDSTGEEIAAALGISPPTFHQHLRKALLRLLRSCLSGKPTDS; encoded by the coding sequence GTGGTACTCGTCGTAGCCGAGGACGAGGCCCTGCGGAGCAGGTGCGTCGAGTACCTCTCCGATGCGACGCAGTTCTCGGTCGTGGCTGCCGCCACCGCTGACGAGGTAGACGAGGTCCTCGACGCGTCCGCGGAGGTCGCCTGTATCGCGTGCGACTTCCACCTCCCCGGCGAGACGGCACTCGACCTCCTCGATTCCCTCCACGAGCGCGGCTGGAACAGACCGGTCGTCGTGCTCACGCCGCCGGACGACACGGCCGCCGCCAGCGAGGCACTCGAGGCTGGGGCCGACGACTTCATCGAACGGCCCACGACGGAGACCGACTGCCGGTTCCTCGCGAACCGGATGGAGAACCTCCTCGAACACGACGCGGCCGAGTCCGAACTCGCGAGGGAGGAGGACCGGTTCCAGACCCTCATCGAGGCGTCGACCGACCTCGTCGCCGTCCTCGACGAGGAGGGCCGGTACCAGTACCTCAGCCCGGCGGTCGAACACGTCTTCGGGTACAGCGTCGACGACCTCCTCGGCGAGGACGGGTTCAGCCGGGTCCACCCCGACGACAGGGAGGAGCTGGTGGCGGTGTTCCAGGAGTTGATCACCAGCGACGACGACGCGGTCCAGTCGGTCGAGTACCGCTACCGGACCGGGGACGGCGACTACCGCTGGTACGAGTCCACCGGCCGGAACCGCCGCCAGTCGGCCATCGGCGGCTACGTCGTCAACACGCGGGACATCACGGAGCGGAAACAGCGCATCGACTCGCTCCGGACGCTCAACGAGACGCTCCACGACATGATCCGCGACGGGGGCGCCAGCCCACTCGACGACGACGACGCCACCAGGGCCGCCGAGATAACCGGAGGGACCAACGCGGCCTACTACGAGTGGCGAACCGACGACGGCGTGCTCGAACACGAGTGCGACACCTGGTCGGCCGCGCTCCCGGAGACGCTCGACGAGGCGTCGACCCTCTGGGAGACGTTCGTCGCGGGCGAGGCCGACCGCGTCGAGTCGGCCGACGACGGGGCCGACGAACTGGCCGGCGACGAGGACGCCTACCTCCTGTTCCCCATCGACCGGGAGGGACTGCTGGTCTGTGCGACGACCGGCACCTTCTCCGAGTTCGCGTTCTCGCTGGGCCAGATGCTCGCCGCCGGGTACGAGGCGGTGTTCGAACGAGGCCGTTTCGAGGACGCACTCAGGGAGAGGGAGGCAGAGCTCAGGGAGGCGAACGACGAACTCGCCCGGCTGAACCAGCTCAACGACGTCATCCGGAACGTCGACAAGGCACTGGTCAGGTCGACCGACGAGCAGGCCATCGCACAGGCGGTCTGTGCCGAACTCACCGCGGCGTCGTTCGTCGGGCACGCCTGGTTCGGCGTCCCCACGGGCGACGGCGGGGTCGAGGTCCTCGACTACGACGGCGGGGACTCCGAGTTCGTCTCCCGGGTGACGGAGCTGGTCACGAGTGCCGACGACGCCCCGGCCGCCGTCGCGATGCGGACCCAGGAGCCGGTCGTCGTCTCCAGCATCCTCGACGAGAGCAGTTGCAGCGAGATCCGCCAGAGCGCGCTCCGGCGGGGCTACCGGGGGCTCGTCAGCATCCCGGTCACCCACCGGAACACGGTCTACGGCGTCCTCGAGGTCTACCTCACCGGGCCGGATATCGTGAACGAGACCAGCGTCGAGGTGCTCTCCGAACTCGGTGACACCATCGGGTACGCCTCCAGCGCCATCGAACGCCGGCGGGGCGGCGTCGGGCTGGAGGTCGTCGAGGTCGCCATCGAACTCGACGACGTCGAGGACGTGGTGACCAGCCTGGCGGTCGCGAGCGACTGCTCGGCCGTCGTCACCGACCTCGTCGGGCAGGCCGACAGGTGGCTCGTCTACGTCGAGCCGTCGGACCCGGAGGCGTTCGCCGCGGTCGCGAACGAGCGGTTGAGCGTCACGAACGTCGAACGCGTCGACGACGACGAACTGGAGCTCACCGTCGACCAGTTCCAGCCCGGCGAGATACTGAGCGAGTACGCCGGGACCTTCGTCCGGTACGAGGTGGGCCCGGAGTACGCCACGCTCACCGCCCAGCTCCCCGCCCAGTTCGACATCCGGTCGCTCGTTGAGGACCTGCAGTCGCTCTCCAGTCGGGTCCAGCTGGTCCGCAAGGAGCACGTCACCGACGACCCGGAGAACGGGATGCGCCTCCTGAGTGCCTCGCTCACCGACCGACAGACGGAGGTCCTGAAGGTCGCGTTCAACCGTGGCTACTTCAACTGGCCGCGGGACAGCACCGGCGAGGAGATCGCCGCGGCACTCGGTATCTCGCCACCGACGTTCCACCAGCACCTCCGCAAGGCGCTCTTGCGGCTCCTGCGGAGCTGTCTGTCGGGGAAGCCGACGGACAGCTAA